Proteins encoded in a region of the Paenibacillus segetis genome:
- a CDS encoding DsrE/DsrF/DrsH-like family protein, whose product MTKTMDLIMFSGEYDKAMAALILANTAREMDVEVNMFFAFWGLSLIRDPDNMSNDDKTLYEKMFSFISPKGPEDLPLSKMNWAGFGKRVLLDMMDDDHAPRLKDFLKGARKKQVHFYACKLSVEVMGFKQEEFLPEVEIVEAKDFLKGALESNIQMFI is encoded by the coding sequence ATGACAAAAACAATGGATCTGATTATGTTCAGTGGAGAATATGACAAGGCGATGGCTGCGCTCATATTGGCCAATACAGCCAGGGAGATGGATGTGGAGGTGAATATGTTTTTTGCGTTCTGGGGACTATCTTTGATTCGTGACCCGGATAACATGTCAAATGATGATAAAACGCTGTATGAAAAAATGTTCTCCTTCATCTCACCTAAAGGACCTGAAGATTTACCTTTATCCAAAATGAACTGGGCAGGTTTCGGCAAAAGAGTTCTACTAGATATGATGGACGATGATCATGCGCCAAGGCTGAAAGACTTTTTGAAAGGTGCACGAAAAAAACAGGTTCATTTCTATGCGTGTAAATTGTCCGTGGAAGTGATGGGATTTAAGCAAGAGGAATTTCTACCTGAAGTAGAAATTGTTGAAGCGAAAGATTTTCTCAAAGGTGCGCTTGAATCGAATATACAGATGTTTATTTGA